DNA sequence from the Marinilongibacter aquaticus genome:
GATTTGATCGGATACAAGATGTTTCAGTCGATTGTCGTGTGTGACAATGACCAGGGCGGCGTCTACTTTTTTGCAATTCTCGGCCAATAAATTGTAGACCTTTTCGCAGTTTTCATCGTCGAGATTGGCCGTGGGTTCGTCGGCCAGAACCAATTTCGGTTTGTTCATCAAAGCCCGGGCTATGCCCACGCGTTGTTTTTCGCCACCGCTGAGTGCGTATATGGGTTTCTGTAGAAGCAATTCGATGCCCAATTCCGTGGCGAGTGCTCGGGCTCTTTCCCGCATGAGTTTTTGTCCAGAGAAATAATTGGCCAAGATTAAATTGTCGAAAACAGATACCGATTGAATGAAATGATGTTGTTGAAAGACAAAACCTATATTTTGTGCTCGAAAATGATTTAATTCTTTGTCTTTCAGTGTGTTGGTTCGCGTATCTCCGATTTCAATAGAGCCGGAAAGCGGTTTCAACATTAGGCCCAAAAGGTGCAGGAGCGTGCTTTTTCCCACACCGCTTTTGCCGAGGATAAGCTTGGTTTCGCCGCCCGAAATTTCGAAATCAGGATAAGCGAATTGGTTTTTGCTGTCGTAGGCATACTTGAGCCCTTCGACTTTCGTTAGAAACTTCATAGAGGTAAAATTAAACAAATCGCTTTGCCCTGCTAAAATTGTCATTTTATTCAATTAAAAGTCTCTGGGGCCATTGTATATTTGTTAAAACTGAAAATTAATCCTAAAAACTATCACTTATGACTTTGAGATTGGGCGATATCGCCCCCGACTTTACAGCAGAAACCACTGAAGGAAGAATCAATTTTCACGAATGGCTTGGTGATTCTTGGGGAATGCTTTTCTCGCATCCCGCAGACTTTACGCCCGTATGTACTACAGAATTGGGCAAAACCGCTCTTTTGAAAGGCGAATTTGACAAGCGTGGCGTGAAAGCCATCGCAGTATCCGTTGACGGGTTGGAGTCACATTTGAACTGGATTCCAGATATTGAAGAGGTGAACAACGTGAAAATGAATTTCCCGATTATCGCCGACGACGAAAAGAAGGTAGCGGAATTGTACGACATGATTCATCCGAATGCCTCTGAAAAGGCCACAGTGCGTTCAGTGTTTATTATCGGGCCGGATAAGAAAATCAAATTGACTTTGACTTACCCTGCATCGACTGGCCGTAACTTTACCGAACTTTTGAGAGTGATCGACAGCTTGCAATTGACTGCAAACCATGCTGTGGCTACACCGGCAGATTGGCAAGATGGCGACGATACAATAGTGGTGCCCAGCATTTCGACTGAAGACGCCAAAGTGAAATTTAGCAAAGGCGTGAAAGAAGTGAAGCCTTATTTGCGTTATACTCCGCAGCCGAATAAATAATGCGTTTGTGCCAAACCCTTGAAACCAATTTGGTTTAGGTTCCCGAGTGCGAGTTTTGTGAATATTGAATGAGGAAAAGAAAAAACCATAGTACACTTACAGACCGGATATTGAATACGGTATTCAGTTACAGGGGACTTAAAACTTTTGTTTTCATGGGTTTGGTTGCTTTTTACCCGCTCGCGGTGGCGGATGGCATGCGACCTCTAATGCATGCCCAAGTGCATCTCCGCATTCCGCTGCATTATCAAACACACGGCATCGATATATCCCACCACAACGGTACAGTAGATTGGCAAAAGGCCACAGCTTACAATCAGCATTTTTCATCGGTTAAGTTTTGCTTTTTAAAGGCCACGGAAGGTGGCGATATGGTGGACGAGACTTTTCAGGCGAACTGGGAAGAATTGAAATCACTGCATGTCAAAAGAGGAGCTTATCATTATTTCAAACCGCACACCGATGTACGTTTGCAAGCACTCAATTATATTTTGAACGTAAAATTCGACAAAGGAGATTTTGTGCCCGTGCTCGATTGGGAAGAAGAAGGTTACACGCAAAATACCCAAGAATTGATCGGAAATGTACGCCAATGGCTGCAAATGATCGAAAAGCATTACGGTGTGAAGCCCATTATCTATACCAACAGGATTATTTACAGAAAATATATTTATAATCATTTCGACGATTATCCGCTTTGGATTTCACATTATAATGTGGCCGAATTGGATGGATATGATCTTTCGAATGTGTATTTTTGGCAATATTCAATGAATGGAAAAGTGGAGGGGATTCAAACGCCCGTCGATTTTAACGTCTTTCTCAAAGATAAATTCGACTACGAGAGAATCACCTTCAGACAATAAATCGTTAACTCAAATCTTTTAGGATAGCGGCATGCTGAAATCTATAGACTTTACCCAAACCAGTGCCTTTAAAACCTTGAAATCGCACAAAAAGACGATCGACAAGAGCACAATCAAAAGTTTGTTCGAAGAAGACCCCAAACGTTTCAATAAATTCTCGCTTCGTTTTCAGGACATTTTACTGGATTATTCGAAAAACCGTATAAACGGACGTACAATGAGCTATCTGCTTCGTTTGGCAGAAGAATGCGAGTTGCAGGAAGCAATAGAAAAGATGTTTTCGGGCGAGGTAATCAATGCCACCGAAGGCCGTGCCGTATTGCACACCGCTCTACGAAACAGGTCGAATGAGCCCGTGTATGTGGACGGACAGGACGTGATGCCCGAAGTGAATGCGGTATTGGAGCAGATGAAGACTTTTTCGGAAGCGATACGCAGCGGAGAGTGGAAAGGCTATACGGGAAAACGCATCAAAGA
Encoded proteins:
- a CDS encoding ABC transporter ATP-binding protein, which produces MKFLTKVEGLKYAYDSKNQFAYPDFEISGGETKLILGKSGVGKSTLLHLLGLMLKPLSGSIEIGDTRTNTLKDKELNHFRAQNIGFVFQQHHFIQSVSVFDNLILANYFSGQKLMRERARALATELGIELLLQKPIYALSGGEKQRVGIARALMNKPKLVLADEPTANLDDENCEKVYNLLAENCKKVDAALVIVTHDNRLKHLVSDQILLNHVY
- a CDS encoding glycoside hydrolase family 25 protein, producing MRKRKNHSTLTDRILNTVFSYRGLKTFVFMGLVAFYPLAVADGMRPLMHAQVHLRIPLHYQTHGIDISHHNGTVDWQKATAYNQHFSSVKFCFLKATEGGDMVDETFQANWEELKSLHVKRGAYHYFKPHTDVRLQALNYILNVKFDKGDFVPVLDWEEEGYTQNTQELIGNVRQWLQMIEKHYGVKPIIYTNRIIYRKYIYNHFDDYPLWISHYNVAELDGYDLSNVYFWQYSMNGKVEGIQTPVDFNVFLKDKFDYERITFRQ
- a CDS encoding peroxiredoxin, encoding MTLRLGDIAPDFTAETTEGRINFHEWLGDSWGMLFSHPADFTPVCTTELGKTALLKGEFDKRGVKAIAVSVDGLESHLNWIPDIEEVNNVKMNFPIIADDEKKVAELYDMIHPNASEKATVRSVFIIGPDKKIKLTLTYPASTGRNFTELLRVIDSLQLTANHAVATPADWQDGDDTIVVPSISTEDAKVKFSKGVKEVKPYLRYTPQPNK